The proteins below are encoded in one region of Oryzias melastigma strain HK-1 linkage group LG7, ASM292280v2, whole genome shotgun sequence:
- the LOC112158752 gene encoding amphoterin-induced protein 3, translating to MNFYPHSYPKSRKTVQRNVRKSKYVPGKTSRIKLKTDLIPTMTCRRHQGLFLLLLCLFPGAEQSCPPMCLCLSDTVSCSSSGLAKLPRSLPSFSVTLDLSHNHLPWLSPNSFNAMTRLENLWLAHNKISTLPHGVFHNVSGIRCLDLSSNKLQVVEQHYFQGLWRLEELRLFNNRITRVESSTLSGLSSLKKIYLSLNQITHFPFFSIQDHSHPFLTMLDLSSNRLTRLPWEDVKALPGLVQRDLYLHNNSLICDCSMYSMFWHWNLRGYDSVKDFIDEHTCNVNGDPRTSIQFLRNNRFFLNCTVEKTVMQPATVLLSGVRVSEGDSVRLDCQTSLSGSTDVSFTWLSPNRGLITQTGINDTLINMFPNGSLEIQAATLNDSGLYLCTAVDTKQALNATREMNVTVLLPAEESFNTGYTTLLGCFVTLLLILLYLFLTPCQCSYCKQPAATSNNSNLPFVFSSSTRDHPKIETFKHVTFMDPSRCGEATEWEDES from the exons ATGAATTTTTACCCTCATTCTTACCCAAAGAGCAGGAAAACAGTTCAACGAAACGTCAGGAAAAGCAAATATGTTCCAG GAAAAACTTCAAGGATCAAACTTAAAACGGACCTGATTCCAACCATGACCTGCAGACGACATCAAGGCcttttcctgctgctgctctgcctcTTTCCCGGTGCAGAGCAGAgctgcccgcccatgtgtctcTGCCTCTCTGACACAGTAAGCTGCAGCTCAAGCGGCCTGGCTAAGCTGCCACGCTCGCTGCCTTCTTTCTCCGTCACCCTCGACCTCAGCCACAACCACCTGCCCTGGCTGAGTCCAAACAGCTTCAACGCAATGACTCGCTTGGAAAACCTCTGGCTGGCTCATAATAAGATTAGCACGCTGCCTCATGGTGTGTTCCACAACGTCTCTGGGATCCGGTGTCTCGACCTGTCATCCAACAAGCTCCAAGTCGTGGAGCAGCACTACTTCCAGGGGCTGTGGCGCCTGGAGGAGCTCCGTCTCTTCAACAATAGGATCACGCGGGTCGAGTCCAGCACGCTGAGCGGTCTCAGCAGCTTGAAAAAGATCTACTTGAGCCTCAACCAGATCACGCACTTCCCCTTCTTCTCCATCCAAGACCACAGTCACCCGTTCCTCACCATGCTGGACCTCTCCTCCAACCGACTGACTCGTCTGCCGTGGGAGGATGTGAAGGCTCTGCCCGGCTTGGTGCAGCGGGATCTCTATCTGCACAACAACTCTCTGATCTGCGACTGCTCCATGTACAGTATGTTTTGGCACTGGAACCTCAGAGGTTATGACTCGGTTAAGGACTTCATCGACGAACACACCTGCAACGTTAACGGGGACCCCCGAACCTCCATCCAGTTCCTGCGCAACAACCGCTTCTTTCTGAACTGCACTGTGGAGAAAACAGTCATGCAGCCGGCGACGGTTCTCCTCTCTGGCGTGAGGGTTTCTGAGGGAGACAGCGTGCGCCTCGACTGCCAAACATCCCTGAGCGGCAGCACAGATGTCTCTTTCACATGGCTTTCCCCAAACAGAGGCCTGATCACCCAGACCGGCATCAACGACACGCTAATTAACATGTTTCCAAACGGTTCCTTGGAGATCCAAGCGGCCACGCTCAACGACTCAGGCCTGTATCTGTGCACAGCCGTAGACACGAAACAGGCACTGAATGCAACACGAGAGATGAACGTCACCGTGCTGCTGCCTGCAGAGGAGTCCTTCAACACTGGCTACACAACCCTGCTAGGCTGCTTCGTGACCTTGCTCCTCATCCTTCTGTACCTTTTTCTGACTCCCTGTCAGTGCAGCTACTGCAAACAGCCTGCAGCCACATCCAACAACAGCAACCTCCCgtttgttttctcctcctccacGAGGGACCATCCTAAAATTGAAACTTTTAAGCATGTAACGTTCATGGATCCCAGTAGATGTGGAGAAGCAACTGAGTGGGAAGATGAAAGTTga